GTTGCGGACGTTGACGAGCGTTGCCGCGCAACGGGGCCAGCACGCGTTGATCTACGGGGAGCGCGGGGTCGGGAAGACGTCGTTGGCGCGGGTGACGCAGAACCTGCTCCCCGATTCGGTTGTGGCGCCGTACTACGTGTGCAACTCCGAGGACAGCTTCAAGTCGATCTGGGCCGGGGTGTTCGAGCAGATCCCGATCCTGACGCAGGAGTCGCGGATGGGCTTCGGGCGGTCGGCGCGGCACGTGCTGCAGTCCGGCTCGGAGTTGCTGAGCGGCCGGGTGACGCCGCACTCGGTGGTGCGGGTGCTGGCGCTGCTGTGCGAGAGCGTGTCGATCGTGGTGTTGATCGACGAGTTCGACCGGCCGAAGGACCAGCGGGTGCGGACGTTGATCGCGGACACGATCAAGATCCTGGCGGATCGGTCGATCGCGGCGACCGTGGTGCTGGTGGGGGTCGCGGACACGGTGGACGAGTTGGTCAGCGAGCACGCGTCGATCCAGCGTTCGCTGGTGCAGGTGCAGATGCCGCGGATGACCGACGAGGAGCTGCGGGAGATCGTCCGGCGTGGCGTGCGGGCGGTGTCGATGGAGGCGCAGCCGAAGTTCGTGGACGCGGTCGCGGAGATGTCGCAGGGGCTTCCCCACTACACGCATCTGCTCGGCCAGTACGGGACGACGCGGGCGTTGGAGGCGGGTCGGTCGGTGGTGAAGCGGGCGGATTTCGAGGACGCGCTGACCGATGCGTTGGACGCGGCGTCGCAGAGCGTTCGCGAGCGGTACCACCGGGCGACGCAGAGCAATCGGGAGACGTTGTACAAGGAAGTGCTGTTGGCGTGCGCGGTGGCGGAGAAGGACGATCTGGGGTCTTTCGGGGCGCCGGACGTGCGGGAGAAGCTGCGGCAGATCACCGGCAAGGCGTATGACATCCCGGCGTTCGCGGTGCACTTGAAGAACTTCTCGTCGGAGGGGGCGCGGGGTGGGATCCTGCAGCGGATCGGCACGTCGCGCCGGTTCCGCTACAGGTTCCGCGATCCCCTGCTGCCGCCCTACATCGTGATCAAGGGGCGGATCGAGAAGCTGGTCTAGCGCCCCGGGCGAGGGTCATCTGGTTCCGTGCACGACGGTGGCGCCGAGGTCGTCGCAGTGGTGGATCTGTGGGTGGAAACCGTTGGTGGCGAGTGCTTCTGCGGTATGCGGGGCCTGGCGTCGGCTGGTCTCGATGAGGAGGTGGCCGCCGGGGGTGAGCCAGTGGGGTGCTTCGGCGGCGATGCGGCGGTGGAGGTCGAGCCCGTCGGTGCCGCCGTCGAGTGCGATGCGGGGTTCGTGGTCGCGGGCTTCGGGTGGCATGAGGGCGACGGCGTCGGTCGGGACGTAGGGGGCGTTGGCGACGATGATGTGGACGCGGCCGCGGAGTGCGGTGGGCAGGGCGTCGTAGAGGTCGCCTTCGTGGACCTCTCCCCCGTGCTGGGTGATGTTGTGGAGGGCGCACTTCACGGCGGCGGGTTCGATGTCGGCGGCGTGGAGTGCGATGCGGGGTTCGGTGGTGGCGAGTGCCGCGCCGACGGCTCCGGAGCCGCAGCAGAGGTCGACGACGACGGTGTGCGGGCGCAGGAGCGGCGTGGCGCGGTGGACCAGGTACTCGGTGCGGCGGCGGGGTACGAAGACGCCGGGTCCGACGGTGACGCGCAGGCCGTGGAACTCGGCCCAGCCGAGGATGTGTTCGAGTGGGAGGCCGGAGACGCGCCGGTCGACCATGGCGTGGAGTTCGGCGTGGTCGCGTGCGGCGGTGCTGAGGAGGCGGGCTTCGTCTTCGGCGAAGACGCAGCCGGCGGCGCGGAGCCGGGTGATGATCGCGTGGAGTGACATGCGGAGTGCCTTTCGCGGGTGACCCACGGGCGCTCTCGGGTGGCCCCTATGCGGTGGGCACAGCGGTGGGGACGAAGGTGAGCGCCCGGCCTGCACGTGCGGACATGGGTTCCCACCTCCCTCGCGGGTTCCGGCGATCGGACGGCGTCACCCTACCTGAGCGAGTCGAGCATGCGGGTGAGCGCGGTCATGGTGGCTTCGCGGTCGGCTTCGGTGTTGTCGGACCGGGCGAGCCAGAGCGCGGCTTCGTTCATGGCTCCGGAGAGCAGGCGGGCCAGGGGTTCGACGGGTTGGGGCGGGATGGTCCCGGCGGTGACGAGGGTGGTGAGGGCGTCGGTGAGGTGGCGGGCCGAGGACTGGTCGTCGAGGGTGCGCCACTCGTTCCAGCCGAGGACGGCGGGGCCGTCGATGAGCATGATCTGCTGGATCTCGGGGTCGGTGCCCGCGGTGAGGAAGGCGCGGCAGCCTTCGACGAGCTGGGTCCAGGGGTCGGGGTGGGCGTCGGCGGCGTGCTGGACGCGCTCCCCCACCTCGTCCTGGACGCGGGCGAGCACGTGCCGGAAGAGGGCGGCCTTGCTGCTGAAGTGGTGGTAGAGGGCGCCTTTGGTGACGCCTGCGGCTTGGGCGATGGTCTCCAGGCCGACGTTGTTGTAGCCGTGTTCGGCGAACAGGCGCCGGGCGGTGGCGCAGAGGGCGGCGGTGGTCTGTTCGCGTTGCTGTTGCTTGGTGGCCATGGTGGGCGTCCCCGTTGACATACCGACGGTCGGTTTCCTAGGGTCCAGAATACATACCGATGGTCGGTATTGTCGATCGGAGACGCCTCTCATGACTCTGACCAGCATGTATACCGTGATCATGACCGGCAAGGTGGCCGAGACCCGGGACTTCTACGTGACCAACTTCGGGTTCGAGGTGACCTTCGAGGCGGACTGGTACGTCAGCCTCCGGCTCGGCGGGCACGAGCTGGCGGTGCTCGACCCGACGCACCCGACCGTCCCCGCGGGCTACGGCGCGCCGGTGGCCGGACTGCTGCTGAACTTCGAGGTCGACGACGTCGACGCGGAGTACGAGCGCCTGGTCACCGGCGCGGGCCTTCCGTTGGCGCTGCCGTTGCGCAGCGAGGAGTTCGGGCAGCGGCACTTCATCGTCGCCGACCCGAACGGGGTGCTGATCGACGTGATCACGCCGATCCCGCCGACGGGTGAGTTCATCGAGCAGTACGCCGAGGACGCTCTCCCCCGCTGAGCAGTTCCTCGCGCAGCAGCGCGGCGAACTCCTCCGGCGCGTCGGTGAACCCGGAGTGCCCGCCGGGGAAGTCGACCATCTCGACGCCCAGCTGCGCGGCCAGGAACGCCGCGGGCCGGTACGGCAGGTGCTCGCGCGCGTCGCGCCCGCCCGCGAGGACCAGCTTCGCCGAGTTCTCCTTGAGCGCGGCCAGGTCCGGTCGGTACGAGGTGAACTGGCGCAGCTCGTGCTCCATGAAGATCGGCCCGTTCGCGGCCAGGCGCGCCATCATCGCCTGCGTCTCCTGCGTGGGCTCGGGCTGCTTCATGGGCTTCATGCCGATGTGCTTGGCGAACTCCGCGCCCGCCGCAGCGACACCGTCCGAGCGGAAGATCCCGTAGATCCGCGCGATGAAGGCTCGGTGGTCTTCGGCGTCGGGCAGGACTTCGAAGACCGGGGGCTCGTGCGCGACGACGCGGCGCACGCGGTGCGGGTGGCGGGCGAGCAGGTCCAGGGCGACGATCGCGCCCGAGCTGCCGCCGAAGACGTAGGCGGGTTCCTGTGGTGTGTGCAGGTCGAGCAGGGCCAGCGCGTCGTCGGCCTGGGTCTCGACGCGTTGGTCCTCGGGCGGCCCCGGGAACGGGCTGCGGGAGTAGCCGCGGGGGTCGCAGGTGATGACCCGGAAGCCCTCGGCCAGCAGCGCGGCCAGCTGGGCGAAGACCTGCGCGTCCCCGCCGCCGCCTGGCAGCAGGAGCAGTGCGGGGCCGTGGCCGGTGATCTCGTGGTAGAGCGTGGCGTTCATGTGTTCTTCCAGTTCGACAGGAGGAAGTGGAGTGCGTCGACCGCGCGTTCCCAGGAGGTCTGCACCGGACGGGAGTGGCTGAACCCGCCGGTGGCTTCGAGGTTGGCGTAGCCGTGGAAGGTGCTGCGCAACAGGCGTCCGGCGTCGGTGATGTCCGGCTCGGTGAGGCCGTAGGCGCGCAGTGTGGAGTGCGTGTAGTGGACGTGGCGGTGGAAGGCCTCGGACTCGGCGATGACGGCCGGGTCGAGGTGGATCTGCGTGGCGGCGTAGCGGCCGGGGTGTGCGACCGCGTAGGCGCGGTAGGCGTTGGCGAACGCGACGAGCGCGTCCTTGCCCGCGCGCCCCGCGAGGGCGGCGCCGATGAGGTCGCCCATCTCCCCCGCGGCGAACAGGGCCACGCGCTGCCGGAGGTCCCCGAGGTTGCGCACGTGCGAGTACATGCTGGCGTCCTTGACGCCGAAGTGCCTGGCCAGC
The window above is part of the Allokutzneria albata genome. Proteins encoded here:
- a CDS encoding TetR/AcrR family transcriptional regulator; this translates as MATKQQQREQTTAALCATARRLFAEHGYNNVGLETIAQAAGVTKGALYHHFSSKAALFRHVLARVQDEVGERVQHAADAHPDPWTQLVEGCRAFLTAGTDPEIQQIMLIDGPAVLGWNEWRTLDDQSSARHLTDALTTLVTAGTIPPQPVEPLARLLSGAMNEAALWLARSDNTEADREATMTALTRMLDSLR
- a CDS encoding VOC family protein, encoding MYTVIMTGKVAETRDFYVTNFGFEVTFEADWYVSLRLGGHELAVLDPTHPTVPAGYGAPVAGLLLNFEVDDVDAEYERLVTGAGLPLALPLRSEEFGQRHFIVADPNGVLIDVITPIPPTGEFIEQYAEDALPR
- a CDS encoding nSTAND1 domain-containing NTPase, which gives rise to MDEDEYVERVGAVGRAFSPAAPITDRDLFAGRKAQLRTLTSVAAQRGQHALIYGERGVGKTSLARVTQNLLPDSVVAPYYVCNSEDSFKSIWAGVFEQIPILTQESRMGFGRSARHVLQSGSELLSGRVTPHSVVRVLALLCESVSIVVLIDEFDRPKDQRVRTLIADTIKILADRSIAATVVLVGVADTVDELVSEHASIQRSLVQVQMPRMTDEELREIVRRGVRAVSMEAQPKFVDAVAEMSQGLPHYTHLLGQYGTTRALEAGRSVVKRADFEDALTDALDAASQSVRERYHRATQSNRETLYKEVLLACAVAEKDDLGSFGAPDVREKLRQITGKAYDIPAFAVHLKNFSSEGARGGILQRIGTSRRFRYRFRDPLLPPYIVIKGRIEKLV
- a CDS encoding putative protein N(5)-glutamine methyltransferase yields the protein MSLHAIITRLRAAGCVFAEDEARLLSTAARDHAELHAMVDRRVSGLPLEHILGWAEFHGLRVTVGPGVFVPRRRTEYLVHRATPLLRPHTVVVDLCCGSGAVGAALATTEPRIALHAADIEPAAVKCALHNITQHGGEVHEGDLYDALPTALRGRVHIIVANAPYVPTDAVALMPPEARDHEPRIALDGGTDGLDLHRRIAAEAPHWLTPGGHLLIETSRRQAPHTAEALATNGFHPQIHHCDDLGATVVHGTR
- a CDS encoding alpha/beta fold hydrolase; its protein translation is MNATLYHEITGHGPALLLLPGGGGDAQVFAQLAALLAEGFRVITCDPRGYSRSPFPGPPEDQRVETQADDALALLDLHTPQEPAYVFGGSSGAIVALDLLARHPHRVRRVVAHEPPVFEVLPDAEDHRAFIARIYGIFRSDGVAAAGAEFAKHIGMKPMKQPEPTQETQAMMARLAANGPIFMEHELRQFTSYRPDLAALKENSAKLVLAGGRDAREHLPYRPAAFLAAQLGVEMVDFPGGHSGFTDAPEEFAALLREELLSGGERPRRTAR
- a CDS encoding TetR/AcrR family transcriptional regulator translates to MVRAGLTVERIVLAAAELADAAGFDNVTISALARHFGVKDASMYSHVRNLGDLRQRVALFAAGEMGDLIGAALAGRAGKDALVAFANAYRAYAVAHPGRYAATQIHLDPAVIAESEAFHRHVHYTHSTLRAYGLTEPDITDAGRLLRSTFHGYANLEATGGFSHSRPVQTSWERAVDALHFLLSNWKNT